The following proteins are encoded in a genomic region of Zea mays cultivar B73 chromosome 9, Zm-B73-REFERENCE-NAM-5.0, whole genome shotgun sequence:
- the LOC100381273 gene encoding 10 kDa chaperonin 1, chloroplastic-like — protein sequence MAPSLLAAVSASPFLLPGSSGISRRPLGAAPTRRAGLRVAALKYDPAKVAPQNDRVLVRLQQIPEKSAGGVLLPKSAVKFERYLMGEILSVGADVSEVEAGKKVLFSDINAYEVDLDTDEKHCFCRESDLLAVVE from the exons ATGGCGCCCTCCCTCCTGGCCGCCGTCTCCGCCTCGCCCTTCCTCCTACCCGGCAGCAGCGGCATCAGCCGCAGGCCACTGGGCGCTGCCCCAACCCGCCGGGCCGGACTGCGCGTGGCCGCGCTTAAGTACGACCCTGCTAAG GTGGCACCGCAGAACGACCGGGTGCTCGTCCGTCTTCAGCAGATCCCTGAG AAATCTGCTGGTGGTGTATTGCTACCGAAATCTGCTGTTAAGTTTGAGAGGTATCTGATGGGTGAG ATTCTATCGGTTGGTGCTGATGTTAGTGAAGTTGAGGCTGGGAAGAAG GTTCTCTTCTCAGACATCAATGCTTACGAG GTGGACCTTGATACGGATGAGAAGCACTGCTTCTGCCGGGAGTCAGATTTGTTAGCTGTAGTTGAATGA
- the LOC103638908 gene encoding E3 ubiquitin-protein ligase ATL4, with amino-acid sequence MASTAIPSPPPPAVPERRVPLVPRLADDGGGDGRGDARGSSAGGGGSGSGSVAGISPSILVIAVIVVVMLLASLCIHYFIRHLCRHVGPAGSSSSSSSLSRQAPPLPLVARPAAGASVAPADGQGGGGKAAAAAEAEAERLIARLPQFTLSSSLAAVPKSSRDCAVCQTAFRDDDGLRLLPACRHAFHSRCVDPWLRANPSCPLCRASIALPHPPLTDLLRVELGSVSSRRSNPDAAAAAVRAYPLPGGLPDSASSEYLVEEELQVVLKPTPPAAAGSSDPTSQQQQQLAAVERGQPTSSVGLTPTASFRSTAERWSSRWSNRWSSRWSSGRWSNRYDAGTVTAAATAEWWWDMDGGVAPPTRRRDADDGSASFYGFVRWLTGAY; translated from the coding sequence ATGGCATCTACCGCCATCCCGTCCCCGCCGCCTCCGGCAGTGCCGGAGCGGAGAGTGCCGCTGGTGCCGCGGCTGGCGGACGATGGCGGCGGGGACGGAAGGGGTGACGCGCGAGGGAGTAGCGCGGGAGGTGGCGGGAGCGGGAGCGGCAGCGTGGCGGGCATCTCGCCGAGCATCCTCGTCATCGCAGTCATCGTGGTGGTGATGCTGCTCGCGTCGCTGTGCATCCACTACTTTATCCGCCACCTCTGCCGCCACGTGGGCCCAGCggggtcctcctcctcctcctcctctttgtCCCGGCAGGCTCCGCCGCTCCCGCTCGTGGCGCGCCCCGCGGCGGGGGCGTCCGTGGCGCCCGCCGACGGCCAGGGCGGAGGAGGGAAGGCGGCGGCCGCGGCGGAGGCAGAGGCGGAGCGGCTCATCGCGCGCCTGCCGCAGTTCACGCTGTCCTCGTCGCTGGCCGCCGTGCCCAAGTCGTCGCGCGACTGCGCCGTGTGCCAGACCGCGTTCCGCGACGACGACGGGCTCcgcctcctgcccgcctgccgccACGCCTTCCACTCCCGCTGCGTGGACCCGTGGCTTCGCGCCAACCCGTCCTGCCCGCTGTGCCGCGCCTCCATCGCGCTGCCCCACCCGCCGCTCACGGACCTCCTCCGTGTGGAGCTCGGCAGCGTCAGCAGCCGCCGCTCCAACCCGGACGCTGCGGCCGCCGCCGTCCGCGCGTACCCGCTCCCCGGTGGCCTCCCCGACTCGGCGTCGTCGGAGTACCTCGTCGAGGAAGAGCTCCAGGTGGTGCTCAAACCGaccccgcccgccgccgccgggtCCAGCGACCCGACAagccagcagcagcaacagctcgCCGCGGTGGAGCGCGGGCAGCCAACGTCGTCCGTGGGCCTGACCCCTACGGCATCGTTCAGGTCGACGGCGGAGcggtggagcagcaggtggagcaaccGGTGGAGCAGCCGGTGGAGCAGCGGGCGCTGGAGCAACCGGTACGACGCTGGGACCGTGACGGCCGCGGCCACGGCGGAGTGGTGGTGGGACATGGACGGCGGCGTGGCCCCCCCGACGCGGCGGAGGGACGCGGACGACGGCAGCGCGTCGTTCTACGGGTTCGTGCGGTGGCTCACGGGGGCATACTAG
- the LOC100381273 gene encoding 10 kDa chaperonin 1, chloroplastic-like isoform X1, with product MAPSLLAAVSASPFLLPGSSGISRRPLGAAPTRRAGLRVAALKYDPAKGQVAPQNDRVLVRLQQIPEKSAGGVLLPKSAVKFERYLMGEILSVGADVSEVEAGKKVLFSDINAYEVDLDTDEKHCFCRESDLLAVVE from the exons ATGGCGCCCTCCCTCCTGGCCGCCGTCTCCGCCTCGCCCTTCCTCCTACCCGGCAGCAGCGGCATCAGCCGCAGGCCACTGGGCGCTGCCCCAACCCGCCGGGCCGGACTGCGCGTGGCCGCGCTTAAGTACGACCCTGCTAAG GGGCAGGTGGCACCGCAGAACGACCGGGTGCTCGTCCGTCTTCAGCAGATCCCTGAG AAATCTGCTGGTGGTGTATTGCTACCGAAATCTGCTGTTAAGTTTGAGAGGTATCTGATGGGTGAG ATTCTATCGGTTGGTGCTGATGTTAGTGAAGTTGAGGCTGGGAAGAAG GTTCTCTTCTCAGACATCAATGCTTACGAG GTGGACCTTGATACGGATGAGAAGCACTGCTTCTGCCGGGAGTCAGATTTGTTAGCTGTAGTTGAATGA